In Streptomyces nojiriensis, the sequence GACCGAGGACGGCCTCACCCCCCAGCCGATGACCCCGCGCCGCCAGGCCAACTTCGGCTTCTTCATCGGAACGGAGTTCACGGCCGTCACCACGGACGCCCTGGACCCGGCAGGCCCGGTACGGGCCGCGGCGCGAGCCGGCACGAGGATCATCGCGGCGACGGGGCGGACGACCCGGCCGACGGTCCACACCTACCGCTGCGCGCTGGCGCTGGCGGAGCGACTGGGCACCGAGCCGGTCGAGTTCCCGGGCGGCCACAACGGCAACACGGCGTTCCCCCGGGCGACGGCACAGACGCTGAAGACGCTCCTCGGCCGGTGAACTCCCGGCGTGGTGCCGATCGGCGGCTACCGCGAGCGCAACCAGTCCCGCAGCACGCCGAGGTCGGCCCCGGTCAGGCCCCGTCCCGGATCGACCCGGTGCAGGAGCGCACGGCCGGGATGGCGGGCGGCCACCCAGGCCCGGTCGGCGCCGGTGATCTCGTCGTCGACCCAGATGAAGGGCCGCCCGGCGGCGTGGTCGAGCAGCGCGGGGGTCTTCCAGTGGATCCCGCCCCGCCCGTCCTCCTCGGAGGGCTCCGGCCAGACCACCACGGGCAGCTCCGGCAGGCCGAGCCGCGGCGCGACGCACTCGTTGGCCTCCGCCATCCAGGTCGTGGCCCACACCAGCTCGCAGGGCAGCGCCGCCAGCCGGGGCCCGAGCGCGGGATCGACCCGGGCGAGCAGGGGATGGGCCCCGTCGTCGTCCTCGGCGGCCGGGTACGGGCCGGCCCCGAAGGGAATGAGTGGTCCGTCGACATCGAGGTAGAGCAGGGGGAGGGCCATGGAACCGGTCATACGGCCACCGTAGTCCTCCCGGCCACGGGAAACGATCTTGACGTGGTGGGCGCCGGCGTCGACGCGGTTCCACTTCCGGGCCTGGCGCCGTTGCACCACCACCGCTGGACGACCTGCCCGTTGTACGGGTTGCTCTGCGGGATGTCGAGAAGCGGAGGACGTCCCGCGACGGCAAGGGGCGAACCCGTGTGAGGCGGATCGCGACCGCGAGGTGGAACCCGGGCCGCCGCGATCGCCTCTTGCTGACCAAAGGGGGGATGGACATGACCAAGACAGCGGTGTCCGTGACCGGGCGGCTTGTGGTGGCGGGGCTGCTGTGCGCCGCCCTGGCGGCCTGCGGGACCACACGGGCGGGAGAGGCCGCGCCGCCCGCGGGCGTATCCACGCTCGCCACGGCGGAGTGCGATCTCGACGTGCCGACGGACCAGGAGACGGGCGGGTACGCGGGTCCGCCCACCGATCAGGAGACGGGTGGGTACGCAGGCCCGCCCACCGATCAGGAGACGGGTGGGTACGCGGGTCCGCCCACGGACCAGGAGACGGGTGGGTACGTGGGCCCGCCGACCGACGGTCAGATGGCCAACGGCGGTGGCCCTTGCGGCCCGGCGGACTGGTTCGACATGACCCGCGACTTCACCGCCTACTACGTGAATCACGAGGCCGACGACGGGTACGCGAACTCCGAGGTGATCAAGGAGGTCCGCGTCCGCAAGGTGCGCACGGTCGGCGAGGCCAGGATCACCTTCACCACCGAGGAAGTGGGCAAGAGCCGGGGCGACGCCGCTCGCGCGATCGCCACGTTGTTCGCCGCCTGGCGGCACGAGGTCTACGGGGACTCGGGCACGGTGACGCTCCAGACCGCGACGGGCGGGCGGCTGAACGTCACCGAGCGCTGGTGACCCCGGGCCACCGCGCGTCCCAGAGCGCGCAGTGGTGCTCCGCCCGTGCGTCCACCGTACGGATCCCGCCCGCCCCCGGCGCCAGCGACAGCACCGAGGCCGGGGTCCGGTCGCGCGGCCACCGCGGTGCTCCCGGCGCCGCCGGAACGCCCGTGCGGGCGAAGGCGGTCCAGTAGCCGGTCATCCGGTCCGCGAGCTGCCGCTGCGGTCCGCTCAGCGGCGCGATCGTGAACAGGTAGGGCAGTTCGAAGCCGTGGGCCGCGCCGTACGGCAGGTCCGGCGGCTGGGGCAGGCCCGTGAAGTCGGGCGCGCCCCGGTCGCTGAACCGGTACGTGTACACCGGCACGTGCCGGCCCAGCGCCGCGCCGTCCCGCAGCGTCGGGCAGACGAACGACACGTCGGTCAGTACGGTGGCCCACGCCACCGCCGGGGTCGCGAAGGCGGACACCGGATAGTCGGCCTCCACCGCGCGGGCGGTCGGCGCGTCGAAGGACAGCTCCAGCCGGGCCCGGTAGGCGGCCCCGTCGGGGATCGGATACGCCGCCAGGGTCTGCGCGAGGAAGAGGCGCATCTCGTCCCGGGTGGTGCCCTGGACGACCGGCACCCGGTGGAACCGGCCGGCCTCCAGTGCCCGCCGGGGCTCCAGCGGCAGCACGCCGTTGCCGTAGGGGACCAGCGAGAAGCGCTGCATCAGTTCGGCCGTCACCAGGGTGTCCGTGTCCAGCCCGCGCAGGCAGTCCAGCACCCCGCCGGGCCGGTCGCAGCCGAGCCGGGCCGCCACCAGGGCGCCGTCCGCGACCGTGCGCCGCTCCGGCACGAAGGGCTCGTACGTCCCGAGGCCGGGCAGCAGGGACCGCGGCGGTGTCGTGGTCGAGCACGATCCGCTCTGCACGATCGCCCGGTGGAACAGGCCCGCCGAGGCGGGGGAGGTGAGGTGCGCGCAGACGCTGAGGGCCCCCGCCGATTCGCCGAAGACGGTGACGTTGCCCGGGTCCGCGCCGAAGCGCGCCGCGTTCGCCCGCACCCACAGCAGTGCCGCCCGCTGGTCCGCGAGGGCGAAACCGGGCGCCCCGCCGAGCTCCGGATGGCCGAACAGGCCGAAGACGCCCAGCCGGTAGTTCACGGTCACCACCACGACGCCGCCCCGCGTGGCCAGCCGGTCGGGCCGGTACGCGTCGCCCGAGCCGCTGAAGAAGCCGCCGCCGTGGAACCAGACCATGACGGGCCGCCCCCGGCCCCCGGCGGCGGCCCGGCCCGCCGGAGCGGTGACGTTGAGGTACAGGCAGTCCTCCGAGCCGGTCGGCCCGCCCGGCCCGATCGCGGGCAGCTGCACGCAGCGCGAACCGGGCGCCCCGGCATCGCGCACGCCCTCCCAGCGCGGCGCCGGCTCCGGCAGCCGCCAGCGCAGCCGACCGGTCGGGGGAGCGGCGAAGGGGATCCCCTCGAAGGTGTCGTACGCGCCGTGCCCCAGACCGCGCACCGGACCCCGGTCGGTCTCCACGACGGGCCGGTCCGGCCCGGGTGCGGCGCCCAGCAGCGGCAACACGACGGACAGCAAGGCGATGAGCAGCAGCAGGGCCCGTCGGCGGCGGGACCGGCGAAAGTCGGTCACGGCCGACGCCCTTTCCCCTTCAGGGCCGAATGGAGACCCCCGTTCGCCCGCCCCGAATGGCGCAGTGGGCGGAAGTGGCACTCAATGTAACAAAACGTGCGATTCCCGTGACGCACGATGACCGGCGCGCGATTGCGTAGACCCGCGCGTCGGCGAACGGAGCTCTCCATGAACGACTCCATAGCACCGGACGAGCCGACCACCCCGCCCATGCGGTCCCGGCCGGAGACGGCGGCCACCTGCCGCCCGGTCGAAGAGGTCACCGCACTCGTGAGCCTCCTCAAGGAGGGCGGCCCGCCGCCCGGCACCGGGCACGACGCGCTCCGCACGGCCGCCGTGGCCCGACCGGTGCAGGACGTACGACGGATGGTCACCCTCCTGGGCGAGTCGCCGCACGAGGTGGCCGAGGCGGACCTCACGTTGCGCGCCCCCGCCCCCGCCGCCGCCGTCGGTCGGTCCGTCGAGGACGTCGCCCTGCTGGTGACCATCCTCGGCAAGGCGGACGCGGTCGAGGCGGAGCGCCGGGGCCGCGCCGGGCCTTCCTCGGAGCCGTACGCGGCGAGGCGCGAGGAGAGATACGAGGAGCCGCACGAGCCGCGGTACCCGGAGCCGCACGACGCCCCGTACCAGGAGCCGCCCCGGCGCACCGCCCCCGCGGACCCGCCCGCCGCGTCCCGCGACCGGGCGCTGCGCCGCGTCCTGCGCCTGCCCGTGGTGATCGCCCTGCTGGTCACCGGAGCACTGCACCTGCCGAACGACGCGACGGCCGTGCCGTTCGCCGCCCCCGTCGACTACCTGTCCCTCCTCGTCACGGTGCTCTGTCTGGTGAGCGGCGCGCTGGTGGCGCTCCGGGACACCGCGGCCGTGTGGCGGGCGGGAGCGGCCACCGCTCTCGGCGTGGTCGCCCTGCACGTGCTGGGCGGGTCGTTGCGGTACGACCCGCTGGCGGGCTCGCTGGGCGGTACCCGAGCCTGGGCCGGTGCCACCGTCGTGCTGTGCGCGGCCGTCGGCGCGGTCCTCGCCGGCCTGGCCCTGCGGAACCGCCGGGAGCCCTCCGCCTGACCGGCCGCTCCGTCCGCGGTCGCCGGGGGTCGATCCGGCGCGGCGCGGCCGGGCGGTCACGCGAGCAGGTTCACCGCCCGGGTGAACACGCGGGGGAGCCGGGCGGCCAGCGGGACGATCCGGGGCGCGAGCCGCGGCTGGTGACGGGCCCACAGCAGGGACGTGGTGAGCGTGCGGTAGCTGCGCGACAGGTCCCGCCAGGCCTGCTCGTAGGCCTGCGGACGCCCCTCCCGGACGCACCGCACCAGCTCGCCCGCCGCCGTCACGGCCAGGGTGAGTCCCTCGCCGGTCAGCGCGTCCACGTACCCGGCCGCGTCCCCCACGAACAGCACGCGCCCCGCCACCCGTACGCGGGCCCCCTGGCGCAGCGGCCCGGCCCCGCGCACCGGCGTCCCCTCCGCCGAGGCCAGCCGTTCCGCGAGCAGCGGGAACCGGGCCAGCTGTACGTCGAAGGGGGCCTGGTCGGAGGTCAGGACGGCCACGCCGATCCGGTCGGGCGCCAGCGGGGTGACGTAGGCCTCGCACCGCGCCGACCAGTGCACCTCGACGAGGTCGCTCCACGGCGGGGCGGCGTAGTGGCGGCGCAGCCCGTAGCGCGCCGGGCGGCGGGGCGCGAGCGGCGCCGACAGGCCGAGCCCGCGCCGGACGGGGGAGTGCAGGCCGTCCGCCGCGACCAGGTAGCGGGCGGTGAGCCCGGCCGCGCCGACCTGGTGGACGTCCTGGCGTACCTGGTCGACGCGCCCGGGGAGCACCCGTACCCCGAGCTGCGCGGCGCGCTCGGCCAGCGCGGCCTGCAGTTCCGTGCGCCGTGCGCCGAGCCCCGGGCCGGACCGGAAGCGCCCTTCGGCGTGGCGGCCGCTCTCCCCGTCGACGTAGCGGATGCCGTGGAACGGCTGCCCGGCCACGGCGACGCCCAGCTCCCGGAGGCGGCGTACGCCCCCCGGCATCAGGCCCTCCCCGCAGGCCTTGTCGATGGGGGTGGGCCGCGGCTCCACGACCACGGCCTCGAGGCCGGCGAGCGCGCCGTGGATGGCGGTGGCCAGACCGGCCGGCCCGCCGCCCGCGATCAGCAGGTCGATCACGAGGCGGCCCCGGCCGAGTGGACGGAGGCGGGCGCGCGCAGCCGGCCGCCGTCGGTCAGGGCGGCGTCCTCGCAGCCGATCCGTACGCGCAGCAGCACCAGATTGAGCACGGTGAAGCCGAGCGCCGTCATCCACGCGGTGTGCACGAGCGGCAGCGCGACGCCTTCCACGACCACCGCCACGTAGTTGGGGTGGCGCAGCAGCCGGTACGGTCCCGTCTCCACCAGCGGCAGCCCTGGAACGACCAGCACCCGGGTGTTCCAGCGCTTCCCGAGGGTGGCGATGCACCACCAGCGAAGGCCCTGGGCGGCCACGGCTGCGGCGAGGGCCGACCAGCCCAGCAGGGGGACGAACGGCCGTCCGGCCACCCAGGGTTCCACCACGCAGCCGACGAGCAGCGCGGTGTGCAGGGCCACCATGGCCGAATAGTGGCCGCGGCCGTACTCGCGGCCGCCGCGGGCCAGGCTCCACGCGGTGTGGCGGCGGGCCGTGATCAGCTCGACGAGCCGCTCGGCGGCGACGAGCCCGATCAGCAGCAGGTACAGGATCAGGGAGGTGGGGGCGGTCGGGGCGGGGATCGAGGTCATCGGGCTCACCAGCGCAGGAGGACGAGTTCGGAGGCGAAACCCGGACCGAAGGCGAGCATCAGCCCGACCGATCCGGGTGGGGGCGGGCCCGCGCTCTGGACGCCGTCCAGGATGTGCAGGACCGAGGCGGAGGAGAGGTTGCCCACGGCCGCGAGCGAGCGCCGGCTCGCGGCGAAGGCCGACTCCGGCAGCGCGAGGGCGTCCGAGAGGGTGTCGAGGATCTTGGGGCCGCCGGGATGGCAGATCCAGGCGTCGACGTCCGCGGGCTTGAGGTCGTGCGCGGCGAGGAAGGACTCGACCTCCTCGGCCACGTGCAGCCGGACCAGGTCCGGGAGTTCGCGGCCCAGCACCATGCGCATCCCCCAGTGGCCGATGTCCCAGCCGAGGAGGTGCTCGGTGCCCGGGTAGAGGCGGCTTCGGGCGGCCACCACCTCGGGTCCGGCGCCGCCGGCGTGCAGCGGATGGTCGCGGCCCACCGCCACCAGGGCGCCCGCGCCGTCGCCGAACAGGGCGCCGGCCACCAGGTTCGCCATCGAGGCGTCGGTGGACTGGAGGGTGAGCGAGCAGAGCTCGGTGGACAGCAACAGGGCCGCATGGCCGCTGCGGCCCGTCAGATGGTCGTGGACATGGCCCACACCGGCGGCGCCGGCCGCGCAGCCGAGGCCGAAGAGCGGTACCCGCCGTACGTCGGGACGCAGGCCCGCGCGGGTGGCGAGTCGGGCCTCCAGCGAGGGCGTCGCGAGCCCGGTCACCGTGGTCGACATGACGAGATCGACCTCCCGGGCGGCCAGGCCGGCGTCGGAGAGGGCGAGTTCGAGGGCCCGGGTGCCGAGCTCCAGGGCCGTCTCGATGAAGAGGGCGTTCGTCGCACCGAAGTCGTTGCCCGGACCGTACCGCTCCAGCGGCAGCGCGAGATGTCGGGCGTCCACGCGCACCGAGCCGTGGACGCGGCGCAGCAGGGCGGTGTCGGAGCCCGGCGGCAGGAAGCGGGCGAGCGCCTCCGTGATCTCGGACTGGGGATGGCGATGGGGCGGGAACACGCTGCGCACTGCCAGAACACGTGTCATTCGTTCACCATAGAAAACAACTGACACATCGTTACGAATCAGGCGAACCGGGCGCGGCGCCGCGTAGCGTGTCGCCGTGCCCGCGCGAACCACGCAGACCCGCGAGAACGCCGAGAACGCAGCGAACGCCACGAACGCCGACGTCACCGGGAGCGCAGCGTCCGGCCCCGGCCCCGGCCCCGGCCCCGCCCTCGTGCGCGGCCTGGCCGGCGCGTGCCACCC encodes:
- a CDS encoding HAD domain-containing protein gives rise to the protein MTGSMALPLLYLDVDGPLIPFGAGPYPAAEDDDGAHPLLARVDPALGPRLAALPCELVWATTWMAEANECVAPRLGLPELPVVVWPEPSEEDGRGGIHWKTPALLDHAAGRPFIWVDDEITGADRAWVAARHPGRALLHRVDPGRGLTGADLGVLRDWLRSR
- a CDS encoding carboxylesterase/lipase family protein, producing the protein MTDFRRSRRRRALLLLIALLSVVLPLLGAAPGPDRPVVETDRGPVRGLGHGAYDTFEGIPFAAPPTGRLRWRLPEPAPRWEGVRDAGAPGSRCVQLPAIGPGGPTGSEDCLYLNVTAPAGRAAAGGRGRPVMVWFHGGGFFSGSGDAYRPDRLATRGGVVVVTVNYRLGVFGLFGHPELGGAPGFALADQRAALLWVRANAARFGADPGNVTVFGESAGALSVCAHLTSPASAGLFHRAIVQSGSCSTTTPPRSLLPGLGTYEPFVPERRTVADGALVAARLGCDRPGGVLDCLRGLDTDTLVTAELMQRFSLVPYGNGVLPLEPRRALEAGRFHRVPVVQGTTRDEMRLFLAQTLAAYPIPDGAAYRARLELSFDAPTARAVEADYPVSAFATPAVAWATVLTDVSFVCPTLRDGAALGRHVPVYTYRFSDRGAPDFTGLPQPPDLPYGAAHGFELPYLFTIAPLSGPQRQLADRMTGYWTAFARTGVPAAPGAPRWPRDRTPASVLSLAPGAGGIRTVDARAEHHCALWDARWPGVTSAR
- a CDS encoding NAD(P)/FAD-dependent oxidoreductase, which codes for MIDLLIAGGGPAGLATAIHGALAGLEAVVVEPRPTPIDKACGEGLMPGGVRRLRELGVAVAGQPFHGIRYVDGESGRHAEGRFRSGPGLGARRTELQAALAERAAQLGVRVLPGRVDQVRQDVHQVGAAGLTARYLVAADGLHSPVRRGLGLSAPLAPRRPARYGLRRHYAAPPWSDLVEVHWSARCEAYVTPLAPDRIGVAVLTSDQAPFDVQLARFPLLAERLASAEGTPVRGAGPLRQGARVRVAGRVLFVGDAAGYVDALTGEGLTLAVTAAGELVRCVREGRPQAYEQAWRDLSRSYRTLTTSLLWARHQPRLAPRIVPLAARLPRVFTRAVNLLA
- a CDS encoding isoprenylcysteine carboxyl methyltransferase family protein; this encodes MILYLLLIGLVAAERLVELITARRHTAWSLARGGREYGRGHYSAMVALHTALLVGCVVEPWVAGRPFVPLLGWSALAAAVAAQGLRWWCIATLGKRWNTRVLVVPGLPLVETGPYRLLRHPNYVAVVVEGVALPLVHTAWMTALGFTVLNLVLLRVRIGCEDAALTDGGRLRAPASVHSAGAAS
- a CDS encoding type III polyketide synthase, producing MTRVLAVRSVFPPHRHPQSEITEALARFLPPGSDTALLRRVHGSVRVDARHLALPLERYGPGNDFGATNALFIETALELGTRALELALSDAGLAAREVDLVMSTTVTGLATPSLEARLATRAGLRPDVRRVPLFGLGCAAGAAGVGHVHDHLTGRSGHAALLLSTELCSLTLQSTDASMANLVAGALFGDGAGALVAVGRDHPLHAGGAGPEVVAARSRLYPGTEHLLGWDIGHWGMRMVLGRELPDLVRLHVAEEVESFLAAHDLKPADVDAWICHPGGPKILDTLSDALALPESAFAASRRSLAAVGNLSSASVLHILDGVQSAGPPPPGSVGLMLAFGPGFASELVLLRW